CCCTATTGGAATATACCTTTCTTTCACAGCCCAGTTGTCCGTTAAAGACTTCCTGTTTAAATCACTGCCTTTATCATTCATCCTTTTAATAGTTGTTTACACTACTATCTACTTGTTAAGTAAAAACTACTTGAAAACACTGGCAAGCGAGCTTAGCGAGGAAAGGGTTAGGAAGAGGATAGAAGCCTACTACTCCAACATACGTAGGGAGGACCTTGGCAGGGTTAAAATGGGCACAATGCTCATACTAGTTTTCCTTGTAACAGTATCCACGGTGGATTTCACCGCTGAAATCCTCACACGCTTCTCCGGCACCCACATCCAGGCTCACTCCCTCCTCTCCTTCATACCTTATACGCTGATACTGGTCGCAGGGTTGATCTACAGCCCTGAAAAGCTGGAGTACGCTATAACAAGGGGTGTTGAATGGCCGTCAATCCTGTTCTTCATAACGCTCTTCATGCTAGGCTTCTCCCTATTATACACGGGGATAGCCTCTAAGCTAGCCTACGTGTTCATCGAGACAGGCATGAGCCCTGGTGGCGAGGATCCAGGCATGCTGGCAGAGCTAATGCTGGTTTTCTCAGCGGTTCTAAGCAGCGTGCTGGACAATCTAAGCGTCATAGTGGCGGCAACACCCATGGTTGAAACCATAGTGGCATTGTTCTCGGCGAAGAAAATATACTGGAGCCTATTATACGGGAGTGTCCTAGGAGGGAACTTCACCCCGATAGGGTCGACCGCTAACATAGTAGCGGTTGGAATGCTTGAAAAGGAGAAGGTCAGGACAACCTGGGGTTCCTGGCTGAGAGTAGCAATTATACCAACC
This region of Thermosphaera aggregans genomic DNA includes:
- a CDS encoding SLC13 family permease → MWRKMALTLILSFTISTLLSYFIVIPDTPVGAEIVGYWRTVTGNKGGINDLTSIFKQSVSLGLFLAVIGLTILSMEYRYYAAFLGISLITILGIVPPQDMIAGVEWSLILFLIGSMTLAFILRSLGVFEYLAIRILEFSNGSVSKLFFIILFFAWFLAMIVDEATSIVYVILLVFEIKRMTRQDVSIMAVAAVLATNTGSMALPVGNPIGIYLSFTAQLSVKDFLFKSLPLSFILLIVVYTTIYLLSKNYLKTLASELSEERVRKRIEAYYSNIRREDLGRVKMGTMLILVFLVTVSTVDFTAEILTRFSGTHIQAHSLLSFIPYTLILVAGLIYSPEKLEYAITRGVEWPSILFFITLFMLGFSLLYTGIASKLAYVFIETGMSPGGEDPGMLAELMLVFSAVLSSVLDNLSVIVAATPMVETIVALFSAKKIYWSLLYGSVLGGNFTPIGSTANIVAVGMLEKEKVRTTWGSWLRVAIIPTIIQVLIALGWSVLMV